The genomic interval TGTCCCATCTATCCGTTTCGTAGCTATACGTAAAGCCACCATATCCCTGGGCCAGTGCCTCAAGCCTCTTCCCGGTATGGTCTGTGAAATACCCATTGTAGTTATCTACCGGGTCTCCATATTTTGTGTAGAGCCAGTCATCTATGTCTTTGATCCCCTGCTCAGTCGGCACAGTTCCGTTCCAGTAGCAGAAAACCATTAGAGATGAGGCCTGCCCACAATTCTTGGTTTCTGTCCAATTGTCGCCAGGTGGGAACTGTGTTATGAACCGCACATCCAGGTTCACAAGCTGCGGAGCATTCCCCGTGATGAAAGTTGTCTCTGCTGACCAGTCTGACCAATCACCCTGATTGTCCTGATATCTCACATGCCAGTAGTAGGTGGTAGAGTAGGTCAACTTGCCTGATGGAACGGTGATGCTGGTGAGATTGGATGTGTCAGATCCGCTGCCGAAAGCGGGGCTAGAGTAGCTGCCAGAGCTCGTTCTGACCTGCCACTGCGAAGCAGCATGAGTATCCCCGGCGTCTGGGTCGGAGGAAGCTGATGATTGCAGGGTTGTGGTAAGGCTCACGCCTGTGGCCCCATTTGCCGGGGAGACGTTGCTCGGCTGCTTGGGCGACTGGTTAGCTGTATCCCAGGATACTGTAACCCCTCTCCCTTGCAGCGCGGGAATGCAGGTATTGATAGAGTTGCTATTCAATGGATTTCCCGGCAGATTAACAGTGTCTCCTGATGCGATCCCTGGGTTGCTGACCAGGGGCTCGATGTCACTTATCTGGTTGGCGCCAAGGTTCAGGGCCGTCAGGTTGGTGAGGCCGGAAAGCGGTGAGATGTCGCTTATCTGGTTGCCGCTAAGCTCCAGGTACTCCAGGCTGGTGAGGCCGGAAAGCGGTGAGATGTCGCTTATCTGGTTGTCCCAAAGGCCCAGGCTCGTCAGGCTGGTGCAATGCGCCAGTCCAGCGAGGTTCGTGATACCACATTCATGAGCATCGAAATCAGTGAGACCAACGAGATCAGATTCATAGATATCTCCCGCGGGCTTTCCTATTGCCTCCCTTATCGCAGCCTCGAGGTTCGGGTCGGGGAAAGAGACTACCGAATCGGCCTTGGTGGTGAAAGATGTCTCTGCCGACCAGGTTGACCAATCACCATGATTGTCCTGATATCTCACACGCCAGCAGTAGGCGGTAGAGTAGGTCAGCTTCCCTGACGGCACGCTGATGCTCGTGAGATTTGGTGTGCCTGTGACGTTGTCATAGACTGGGCTATTGTAGCTGCCAGCACCAGTTCTTATTTGCCACTGCGATGCTGCATGGGTATCACTGATATCTGGGTCGGAGAAGGTTGACGATTGCAGCGTTGGCATCAGACTGACACCTGTAGCTGCGCTTGACGGAGAGACGTTGCTCGGCTGGATGGGAGGCTGGTTGGGGGTAGCGGTTCCCAGATTCCATTTGGCGAGCTCGATCTCTAAACCCGCGGCCACCACGGTGCCATCGGACTTCAGGCCCACCGTGTAATCATATCCTGCGGCCACCTGCTGGATGCCACTCCAGGAGCCTACGTTGCACTGACCAAATTGGTTGTAGCCCACGGCCACTACCGTTCCGTCGGACTTCAGGCCCACCGTGTGATTATATCCAGCGGCCACCATGGGGGTCACGGGCGAATCAGCAGACACCACATCCCCAGAAGGAAGTACGGAAAGAAGGGGAACGAAAATGAGTGTGGCCAGGAGAAGGCCCGTGAGTATTCTGCTAGCACCACCGCGTGAGAAACCGCCTCTGGAGATGAGGCTGCTGCAGAATCTCTTGTCGAATGGCCAACGAAGCCAAAAGAAAAGCGAATACCCTGGACAGCCGATAGATCGTGTTCTGCTCATGTCCCCCCCCTTACGAGTATCCTTGCCCGACCCCGCTCGGGCAGTTGTTATCGAAAGGCTCTATAGATGTATATTCGTGAAGTCACTTCGGAAGCTATCATAATTTGGCGGGGGTTGTCAAAGCCTGAGCGCGCGCGGTCGGGTGGGGTGGAGGGCGGGGGCTAGGCCCAGGTTGCGATGACCACGGCATCGGTAGTGTGTGTTGCGTTGAATGATGCCACGGCGCAGTAGTTTCCCACGGTGCAATCACCTGCTGGGATAGTGATAGCTGATGGCTCATAGCTCATAGCAGAGATTGCTTCGTCATCCTTCTGCGGAAGGATGGCTCATGTCTGATAGCCCATAGCTCATGGGGGACTGGATTCCCGCTCCCCGTTTGCACGAGGACAAGCTTCGCGGGAATGACATTGGCCTCTCTACTGAGATTGCTTCGTCGCTGCACTCCTCGCAAAGACACTCGGCTTCTGGGTCAGGTCTTCCTCCTAAGCCTTCGCTGTTGGCCTTATCAGGGTTGAGAGTTGAGGAAGGCCTCTAAAAGAGATGTGTTCTGTTGCCGTAACAACCTTCATGTTCCTTATATGCATAACAGTGACACCGTCATACTGGAACTCCTTCCCTTGCTTATCGGTTTCCCAACAAGTCCAGTCAACCATGACAACCATGTTTGGACTCGGCAGACACGTGCCACTCATGCACACATTCTTTGTAACCAGCTTCCTCTTAGGGAATTCCTGCTCCCATTTGTGAAACCAGTCTGCCGCGGCTTTCTTGCCTTTAATGGTCTGCCCGACACCGAGTTCTGAAGTGCAATCCCAGACAGCATCATCGGCCCGCTGCTTGAGCAAGGCATCAGTGTCAATGTGATCCTGGCTCATCCCAGCAAAGCCCGAGCGCACATTCCTCTTAGCCATCATAGATGCAATCATTTTACTTACCCTCCTTTATTCTTGCCGCGGAATGGCTGCATAGAACCATTCCTTGGCGACATTATACCACCCAACCTCAGCTTGGATACAAGGGCTTGTTGGGATGGCGGGGCAGGATGGCAGGCAGGCAGGGACGGCTGGTAGCTCATGGCCAATGGCTCATAGTTGATAGTTGATAGCTCATAGTTCATGGCTCATGGGGGACTGGATTCCCGCTCCCCGTGTGCACGAGGACAAGCTTCCGCGGGAATGACATACGGGTCGGGTCGTCCTTCTGCGGAAGGATGGGTGATAGCTCATAGCTCATGGCTGATAGCTGATAGCAGAGATTGCTTCGTCGTCGTTCTGCGGAAGGACGACCCGACGCTCTTGGGTGTCATTCTGAGCACAGCGAAGAATCTCTATTGTTACCCTGACTTGTGCCACCAGGCAGTAGTCAGGGCGAGTTTCGGAACAGATATGGGGTGATCGCAGTTATCCCAATAGAACCCTGGCGAAGATGGGGTTGGAGGTAAGCACTCTGGAGGACACCATGCAGTATATTGAACCATTGCGAGTGAGCAGGCCATCCGCAACCATCTGGTCAAGCCTGTGTATGAGTTCCTTCGTATTATCAATCCCAAATCGTGCAGCGAGATCGTCAGCCGGCAGACCTTCTGAAAGCAGACGTAATCGCAGCATGGCCTCTTCTGCCGCCTTCTCTTTCGCACTCAATTGTTCCACCTCTTCCACAACTCCAGCGGGATGGCGAAGGTAAGCCTCCAAGTCACTGCGGTTCTTGAAGCGTCTGCCGTCAAGATGCGAGGCAGCCGCCGGTCCCAGGCCAAGGTATTCGCCGCCGCGCCAGTAGTTCATATTGTGCAGGCATTCGAATCCCCCAAGGGCAAGGTTGGATATCTCGTAATGAGTAAATCCTTTCTCCTGAAGAAATGGACACGCTTGCTCGAATAGCTCAGCCTGCTCATCATCCGAGGGCAGATCATCCGGTGGATTCATTGCCAGGGGGGCATCATGCTCCAGCGACAGGCAGTACACGGAGAGATGGTTCACACCCAACTCAACCAGCT from Chloroflexota bacterium carries:
- a CDS encoding PKD domain-containing protein, with amino-acid sequence MSRTRSIGCPGYSLFFWLRWPFDKRFCSSLISRGGFSRGGASRILTGLLLATLIFVPLLSVLPSGDVVSADSPVTPMVAAGYNHTVGLKSDGTVVAVGYNQFGQCNVGSWSGIQQVAAGYDYTVGLKSDGTVVAAGLEIELAKWNLGTATPNQPPIQPSNVSPSSAATGVSLMPTLQSSTFSDPDISDTHAASQWQIRTGAGSYNSPVYDNVTGTPNLTSISVPSGKLTYSTAYCWRVRYQDNHGDWSTWSAETSFTTKADSVVSFPDPNLEAAIREAIGKPAGDIYESDLVGLTDFDAHECGITNLAGLAHCTSLTSLGLWDNQISDISPLSGLTSLEYLELSGNQISDISPLSGLTNLTALNLGANQISDIEPLVSNPGIASGDTVNLPGNPLNSNSINTCIPALQGRGVTVSWDTANQSPKQPSNVSPANGATGVSLTTTLQSSASSDPDAGDTHAASQWQVRTSSGSYSSPAFGSGSDTSNLTSITVPSGKLTYSTTYYWHVRYQDNQGDWSDWSAETTFITGNAPQLVNLDVRFITQFPPGDNWTETKNCGQASSLMVFCYWNGTVPTEQGIKDIDDWLYTKYGDPVDNYNGYFTDHTGKRLEALAQGYGGFTYSYETDRWDIAKVKQEIGKGHPVIVAVAGKLTGDYLGNDAAWHTIDRDYSANGHWLVVTGYSDTDIICNDPGTSYGHKIYYGNDEFSNAMWGWEDSSGWDGAACVVVPSPVANAGADQSVSSGDVVSFDASGSHDPDGTIATYQWDFGDGATQTGKEVSHRFRGAANQPKTYTATLTVTDSSGATATDTVGIAVKPLEKSVEISDPPVLARATFTYNWIEQSGGDDIYMISKLDVEAEGFVGVFVPNIVVWQYQYPIGVMPVIDFLDYLSTWGPHTEQVYQSPFSLKSPIGIFSGNTTRTFDEGTFQGIQVKGTDTVNIVLQGFTAKLGWPPIETKLFSFRSEPVDPHVGPVEPSLTQQILEKLLEAVTGKLDAVIIHSPGEIRVYDSQGRVAGVVNGETKLDIPGSAYNDGTILIYPATDSCRYTVVGTEDGVYGFCVIRATKEGVLTFTTTDTPISANAIHEYAVDWDALAQGNKGVTVQIDSNGDGTIDKSITVGAELSHDEFLSATAKEEGLPSWIWIVVGAGAAAVAGAGILTYFLRRRPRAQN
- a CDS encoding nuclear transport factor 2 family protein, translating into MIASMMAKRNVRSGFAGMSQDHIDTDALLKQRADDAVWDCTSELGVGQTIKGKKAAADWFHKWEQEFPKRKLVTKNVCMSGTCLPSPNMVVMVDWTCWETDKQGKEFQYDGVTVMHIRNMKVVTATEHISFRGLPQLSTLIRPTAKA
- the hemW gene encoding radical SAM family heme chaperone HemW, yielding MRGLYVHVPFCARKCAYCDFYSLADRQDLIDPYIDAVLIEARAYAGLSFDTLYLGGGTPGLLGAGCLKRLLDGLRGSFDLPRLIEATIEVNPESATTELLQAALGAGLNRVSVGVQSISDDELQRVGRIHSAAQAVEAISQARRVGFANVSADVIVGLPGQRWETLRATLGKLVELGVNHLSVYCLSLEHDAPLAMNPPDDLPSDDEQAELFEQACPFLQEKGFTHYEISNLALGGFECLHNMNYWRGGEYLGLGPAAASHLDGRRFKNRSDLEAYLRHPAGVVEEVEQLSAKEKAAEEAMLRLRLLSEGLPADDLAARFGIDNTKELIHRLDQMVADGLLTRNGSIYCMVSSRVLTSNPIFARVLLG